The Herbiconiux sp. SALV-R1 nucleotide sequence GAGCTCGTCGAGCAGCCGCTCGTAGAAGTCGACGCCCTCCCGGCGCAGCGCGCCCTTGCCCTCGGGCTGCAGCCGCGGCCAGGCAAAGGAGAAGCGGTAGGAGTCGACGCCGAGGTCGCGCATGAGCGCGACGTCTTCGGGCACCCGATGGTAGTGGTCGGTGGCCCGATCGGCCGTGGCACCGCCCAGGATCCGGCCGGGCTGGGCGGTGAAGGCGTCCCACGCCGACTCGCCGCGCCCGCCCTCGCGGGTGGCCCCCTCGATCTGGAACGCGCTGGTGGCGACACCCAGGGTGAACCCCTCGGGCAGCCTCGCCCCGAGGTCGCGAGCCCGTTCGCGCCGTTCTTCGGGGCTCATCGCGCCGGGGCGCGCATCCGTGCCCGCCATCAGGCGCCCAGCACGCGGTCGAGGTAGTCGTTGGCGAACAGCCGTTCGGGGTCGAGCCTGTCGCGCAGCGCGACGAAGTCGCCGTGGCGCGGGTAGAGGGCGGCGAGCGCCGCCGCGTCTCGGGTGTGGAGCTTGCCCCAGTGCGGCCGGCCTGCGTGCGTCGTCATGATCTCCTCGACTGCTTCGAAGTACTCCTCGTGATTCTCCCTGAAGTAGCGGTGCACCGCGATGTAGCCGCTGGGTCTGCCCGAGGCGGTGGAGAGCCAGAGGTCGTCGGCGGCGGCGAAGCGCACCTCGACGGGGAACGAGATGCGCCAGCCGCGCGACTCGATGAGCCGGTCGACCTCGGCGAGCGCCTGCGGCACCCGGGCGGCCGGCAGCGCGTACTCCATCTCGCGGAACCGCACGGTGCGCTTGGTGGCGAACACCCGGTGCGACGCGTCGGAGAAGGCGCGGTCGCCCCACAGCCGCTCGGCGAGCGCGTTCACGGCGGGCACGATGGCGGGCGCCACCGAACCCGCGGCACAGGTCACCCGGTACACCCCGTTGGCCATGAAGGTGTCGTCGACGAAGCTGCGCAGCGGATGCAGCGGCCGGGTGGGCGAGGCGGAGTCGCGCCGGGTGTTGGTCTTGGTGACCGCGGTGCGCGTGCCCGGGAACCAGTAGAACTCGAAGTGGTCGCAGCCGTCGACGTGGGTGTCGAGCTCGGCCAGCACACCGTCGAGCGGCAGCGGCTTCTCCACCGCCTCGAGCACGAACGCGGGAACGCACTGCAGGGTGACCTCGACCAGGATTCCGAGCGCACCGAGCCCGAGCGCCACGGCGGGCAGCAGTTCGGGTTCGTGCTCCTCGTCGACCGTGAGCAGCTCGCCGTCGGCGGTGACCAGGGTGGCCCCCACGACCTGCGTGGAGATGCCGCCGAACCGCGCGCCGGTGCCGTGGGTTCCGGTCGAGATGGCTCCGGCGATCGACTGCCGGTCGATGTCGCCCATGTTGGTGAGCGCGAGGCCGTGGGGCTTCAGCAGCGCGGGCAGCTGGAACAGGCGGGTGCCGGCGAGCAGCGTCACCCGCGCCCGCTCGCGGTCGACGGTCACGATGCCGCTCAGTTCGTCGAGGTCGAGCAGCACGCCGGTGGCGACGGCGATCCCGGTGAAGCTGTGGCCCGCGCCCACCGCCTT carries:
- a CDS encoding D-arabinono-1,4-lactone oxidase, whose product is MTALNGTWRNWARTQRVKPERVERPATIGAVQRAVKGAARSGTRIKAVGAGHSFTGIAVATGVLLDLDELSGIVTVDRERARVTLLAGTRLFQLPALLKPHGLALTNMGDIDRQSIAGAISTGTHGTGARFGGISTQVVGATLVTADGELLTVDEEHEPELLPAVALGLGALGILVEVTLQCVPAFVLEAVEKPLPLDGVLAELDTHVDGCDHFEFYWFPGTRTAVTKTNTRRDSASPTRPLHPLRSFVDDTFMANGVYRVTCAAGSVAPAIVPAVNALAERLWGDRAFSDASHRVFATKRTVRFREMEYALPAARVPQALAEVDRLIESRGWRISFPVEVRFAAADDLWLSTASGRPSGYIAVHRYFRENHEEYFEAVEEIMTTHAGRPHWGKLHTRDAAALAALYPRHGDFVALRDRLDPERLFANDYLDRVLGA